From a single Candidatus Aenigmatarchaeota archaeon genomic region:
- the glyS gene encoding glycine--tRNA ligase, producing the protein MATLQDIQKVCLSRGIIYPTAEIYSGLSGFFDYGPIGTLIKQKFVDYWREIFVKENENFFEVDGSVILPEKVLMASGHVDSFIDPITQCKKCKSIHRADHLIEDLTGKFVEGKGVEELTEIIRKEKLKCPKCGGELGDVKVFNLMLKTEISPLGGQIGYLRPETAQNIFTTFNRIFKTNRSTLPMGIAQVGHSFRNEISPRNFTVRVREFNQMEIELFFDPNDDKCPMFDEVKDIEINVVTREAQKKGEGMVRITVGEAFKRGIIPNQWLAYFLAKEFIFYKSIGIPEDCLRFRHMLPEETPHYSKGNFDLEIKFDFGWKEVVGNAYRTDHDLKNHMKHANVDMSVPTENGKVIPHVVEPSFGVDRTIAGILLHTYVEDKKRGWNWFKLPARIAPYIAGVFPLVKKDGLSEKAFEIYKKLKKDGFDVFFDDSGSIGKRYARSDEIGVPFAITVDYDTLEDGTVTIRNRDSTKQIRVHVDDLKIFLERASRGLL; encoded by the coding sequence ATGGCAACTCTGCAAGATATTCAAAAGGTATGTTTATCCAGGGGCATAATATATCCAACAGCTGAAATATATTCTGGACTCTCGGGTTTCTTTGATTATGGTCCAATTGGGACGCTAATAAAACAAAAATTCGTGGATTACTGGAGAGAGATATTTGTCAAGGAAAATGAAAATTTCTTTGAGGTTGATGGGTCAGTTATTCTACCGGAAAAGGTCCTAATGGCCTCCGGGCACGTTGATTCTTTCATAGATCCAATAACTCAGTGTAAAAAGTGTAAGAGCATTCACAGGGCTGATCACCTTATAGAGGATTTGACAGGAAAATTTGTAGAAGGTAAGGGGGTTGAAGAATTAACAGAGATTATAAGAAAGGAGAAGTTAAAATGTCCTAAATGCGGGGGGGAATTGGGAGATGTCAAGGTATTCAACCTCATGCTCAAGACAGAAATCTCACCATTAGGGGGGCAAATAGGTTATCTGAGGCCAGAAACAGCCCAAAATATTTTCACCACATTTAACAGAATTTTCAAGACAAACCGTTCAACATTGCCAATGGGAATAGCACAGGTGGGCCATTCTTTCAGAAATGAGATATCACCTAGGAACTTCACAGTAAGAGTGAGGGAGTTCAATCAAATGGAAATAGAGTTGTTTTTTGATCCAAATGATGACAAGTGTCCTATGTTCGATGAAGTTAAGGATATTGAAATAAATGTAGTCACCAGAGAGGCACAGAAAAAAGGCGAAGGAATGGTAAGAATAACTGTTGGTGAAGCTTTTAAAAGGGGGATAATACCAAATCAATGGCTTGCATACTTCTTGGCCAAGGAATTCATCTTCTACAAGTCGATAGGAATACCAGAGGATTGCCTCAGGTTCAGGCACATGCTTCCGGAGGAAACTCCACACTATTCAAAGGGTAACTTTGATCTAGAGATAAAGTTTGATTTTGGATGGAAGGAAGTTGTTGGAAATGCTTATAGAACTGATCACGATCTTAAAAATCACATGAAACATGCAAATGTTGATATGTCTGTACCAACCGAAAATGGAAAGGTCATTCCCCATGTTGTGGAGCCTTCTTTTGGGGTTGATAGGACCATTGCCGGTATTTTATTGCACACATATGTTGAAGATAAGAAAAGAGGTTGGAATTGGTTTAAATTACCGGCAAGAATTGCCCCTTATATTGCAGGTGTTTTCCCGTTAGTTAAAAAAGATGGGTTGTCTGAAAAAGCCTTTGAAATATACAAAAAACTGAAAAAAGATGGGTTTGATGTGTTTTTTGATGATTCTGGGTCTATTGGAAAAAGGTATGCAAGATCAGATGAAATAGGGGTGCCATTTGCAATAACAGTTGATTATGATACATTGGAGGATGGGACTGTTACAATAAGGAATAGAGATTCAACAAAGCAAATAAGGGTTCATGTTGATGATTTGAAGATATTTCTTGAGAGGGCATCAAGAGGTCTTTTATAG
- a CDS encoding TIGR00289 family protein codes for MRIAVLFSGGKDSTRTTHWCIEKGLEIEFLVTMIPKRQDSWMYHTPNLHIVDKLSEAIGIPLIKKNTSGKKEEEVEDLYNILQDLDIDGIATGGIASNYQKTRIEGVCSRLGLELIAPFWGYDQRRFLEETIKLGFDVRFVGVYSLGFSKDWLGRKLDENILKQLLELEEKYGINLVGEGGDYETLVLDGPIFKKKIIIEDSEIIWDEKTSSGYLMVKKVKLSRK; via the coding sequence ATGAGGATTGCAGTCCTTTTTTCCGGGGGGAAAGATTCAACCAGGACAACCCACTGGTGCATAGAAAAGGGGTTAGAAATAGAATTCCTTGTAACCATGATCCCAAAAAGACAGGATTCATGGATGTATCACACCCCAAATTTACATATAGTTGATAAATTATCTGAAGCTATTGGAATACCACTAATCAAGAAAAATACGAGTGGAAAAAAGGAAGAGGAGGTTGAAGACCTATATAATATCCTCCAAGATCTTGATATAGACGGAATTGCAACAGGGGGAATAGCAAGCAACTATCAAAAGACAAGAATAGAGGGAGTTTGCTCTAGATTGGGTTTAGAACTAATAGCACCTTTTTGGGGATATGACCAAAGAAGATTTCTAGAAGAGACAATTAAACTTGGTTTTGATGTGAGATTTGTTGGTGTTTATTCTTTAGGTTTCTCTAAAGATTGGCTTGGTAGAAAATTAGATGAAAACATCCTAAAACAACTGCTTGAATTGGAAGAAAAATATGGAATAAATTTGGTTGGGGAAGGTGGTGATTATGAGACCCTGGTTTTAGATGGCCCAATATTCAAGAAAAAAATTATTATAGAAGATTCAGAAATAATTTGGGATGAAAAAACCTCTAGCGGGTATTTAATGGTAAAAAAGGTCAAATTATCCAGAAAATAA
- a CDS encoding GNAT family N-acetyltransferase, translating into MATQKRNIEYNGETYELERITDAYNENPENTLEALLNLYAWDDWKDDEEGFRDYTRDLLERGLDGYFLYYEGRRIGYYALNRLKDLTEGDINTSKISEIIKYLILILGGDVSIDQIWHTYDYTVLEKYRGMGLGRLLARQTLEDILGEDEVKIGFVYYGEGDEHTSSLLALMYAGHFIGKDFPDVYGEGIDTLITVYSKRRPTFTGIKIDYRKGDDLKKLVKEIKRVTSEDEKALVGYNPDTESFEVAVYEN; encoded by the coding sequence ATGGCTACCCAAAAAAGGAATATAGAATACAATGGGGAAACTTATGAATTAGAAAGAATAACTGATGCTTACAATGAAAACCCAGAAAATACTTTGGAAGCATTATTAAATTTATATGCTTGGGATGATTGGAAAGACGATGAAGAGGGGTTTAGAGATTATACAAGAGATCTTCTCGAAAGAGGGTTGGATGGGTATTTTCTTTATTATGAAGGAAGACGCATAGGATATTATGCGTTGAATAGATTGAAAGACTTGACGGAGGGTGACATAAATACCAGTAAAATATCAGAAATCATAAAGTATTTGATTTTGATTCTTGGAGGAGATGTCTCTATTGATCAGATATGGCATACTTATGACTATACTGTTTTGGAAAAATATAGGGGAATGGGTTTGGGAAGGTTATTGGCTAGACAAACTTTAGAAGATATTTTGGGAGAAGATGAAGTAAAGATTGGGTTTGTTTATTATGGTGAAGGAGATGAACATACCTCAAGTTTATTGGCGTTAATGTATGCTGGCCACTTCATAGGAAAGGACTTTCCTGATGTATATGGTGAAGGTATAGATACACTTATCACAGTATATAGCAAAAGAAGACCAACATTTACTGGAATTAAAATAGACTATCGCAAGGGAGATGACTTGAAAAAACTTGTTAAAGAAATTAAAAGAGTTACAAGTGAAGATGAGAAGGCTTTAGTTGGATACAATCCTGATACAGAAAGTTTTGAAGTTGCGGTGTATGAAAATTAA
- a CDS encoding 50S ribosomal protein L18e, with product MAKRTGPTNPELKKLIEDLRKKSFEINSRFLRDIAEKLNKPRRKRIEVNLSHIDRYTEKGDTIIVPGVVMGFGELTKSITISAWRFTGPAKEKIEKSKGKAITIQELVKENPKGTKVKIIC from the coding sequence GTGGCAAAGCGCACCGGTCCCACGAATCCGGAACTTAAAAAATTGATCGAAGATCTCAGAAAAAAGTCCTTTGAAATTAATTCGAGGTTTCTTAGAGATATAGCAGAAAAACTCAACAAGCCTAGAAGGAAAAGGATAGAAGTAAACCTCAGTCATATAGATAGATATACTGAAAAAGGGGATACTATAATAGTCCCAGGAGTTGTGATGGGTTTTGGGGAATTGACTAAATCAATAACAATATCTGCCTGGAGGTTTACTGGTCCAGCCAAGGAAAAAATCGAAAAATCGAAAGGCAAGGCTATTACGATCCAAGAACTAGTTAAAGAAAACCCAAAAGGAACAAAAGTCAAGATAATATGTTGA
- the rplM gene encoding 50S ribosomal protein L13, with protein MLMIMKVYDGTNQILGRMCTRVAKDILKGINVHIVNCEKIVISGDPEATKRKYLERRHRGDRDHGPFFPRMPDRIVRRTVRGMLPKNRRGQAALRRLRVHIGVPEELKKQTFIQLKDADAKRLKCKSISIEELSLWLGAPKRW; from the coding sequence ATGTTGATGATTATGAAAGTGTATGACGGAACAAATCAAATATTAGGAAGGATGTGTACAAGAGTCGCAAAGGATATTTTAAAAGGAATAAACGTACATATCGTCAACTGTGAGAAGATTGTAATTTCTGGAGACCCAGAAGCAACAAAAAGAAAATACTTAGAAAGAAGACATAGAGGAGATAGGGATCATGGACCTTTCTTCCCAAGAATGCCTGACAGGATAGTTAGAAGGACTGTCAGAGGTATGTTGCCGAAAAATAGGAGAGGGCAGGCTGCTCTGAGAAGATTAAGAGTTCACATCGGTGTTCCAGAAGAATTGAAGAAACAAACATTCATTCAACTAAAGGATGCTGATGCTAAGAGATTAAAATGTAAAAGTATAAGTATCGAAGAATTATCCCTATGGCTGGGAGCACCCAAGAGATGGTGA
- a CDS encoding 30S ribosomal protein S9, with protein sequence MTGPIVSTGKRKTSVARATIRAGTGHVVINGTPIDLYKPEYARLKIREAMMLSGDLIKKVDISINVKGGGVSSQADAIRQSIAKGLVEFFNDENLKKIYLEYDRNLLVYDSRRTEPHKPSRSRKGARRHKQRSKR encoded by the coding sequence ATGACAGGTCCAATAGTATCAACTGGTAAAAGAAAAACTAGTGTTGCAAGGGCAACTATTAGAGCTGGAACAGGACATGTAGTAATAAATGGTACACCAATAGATTTATATAAACCAGAATATGCGAGATTGAAAATAAGAGAAGCCATGATGCTTTCGGGTGACTTAATAAAAAAAGTAGATATAAGTATCAATGTAAAAGGCGGTGGTGTATCATCCCAAGCAGATGCAATAAGGCAGAGTATAGCCAAGGGTTTAGTTGAGTTTTTTAATGATGAAAATTTAAAAAAGATATACTTGGAATATGACAGAAATTTGTTGGTTTATGATTCAAGGAGAACCGAGCCTCACAAACCATCCAGATCAAGAAAAGGTGCAAGAAGACATAAACAAAGGAGTAAGAGGTAG
- a CDS encoding DNA-directed RNA polymerase subunit N: MIIPVRCFSCGKVVGHLYEEFKKRVENGEDPKKVLNELGLKRYCCRTLMLGHVDLLKKVADFQP; this comes from the coding sequence ATGATAATACCTGTTAGATGTTTCAGTTGTGGAAAGGTTGTTGGTCATCTATATGAAGAATTCAAGAAAAGAGTTGAAAATGGGGAAGATCCCAAAAAAGTCTTAAATGAATTGGGATTAAAAAGATATTGTTGCAGAACTTTGATGTTAGGTCATGTTGATTTGCTTAAAAAGGTTGCAGACTTTCAACCATAA
- a CDS encoding DNA-directed RNA polymerase subunit K: MVEWPRNRLTRFEVARIIGARSLQISLGAPLLIKPPKDEFDPIKLAKEEFKQLKVPMTIKRPLPSGEKIVIDIKEGIKNWLEEHKGEI; this comes from the coding sequence ATGGTAGAGTGGCCAAGAAATAGGTTAACAAGGTTTGAAGTAGCTAGGATAATAGGAGCAAGATCCCTTCAAATATCATTGGGGGCTCCGCTTCTTATAAAACCACCAAAAGACGAGTTTGACCCAATAAAATTGGCAAAAGAGGAATTCAAGCAACTGAAAGTTCCAATGACTATTAAAAGACCTCTACCATCAGGAGAAAAGATTGTAATAGATATTAAGGAAGGTATAAAAAATTGGTTGGAAGAGCACAAGGGTGAAATCTAG
- a CDS encoding tyrosine--tRNA ligase, translating into MDIETKLQLIKEIGEEIITEDELREILQSKTHPIAYDGFEPSGIAHLPFGIYRAINIENLLKAGIHFKLYVADWFGWLNNKMGGDLEKIKMVGKYFIEVWKAAGIDMKKVEVIWTSDVVKDPDYWKKVILIAKNTTVNRAIRCLSIMGRTETELKETAQLFYPMMQTADIFHLKADICQLGLDQRRANMLAREIGPKLGWWKPVIVSHHMLMGLEGVKTPDGYDENKTIDIQISSKMSKSKPETCIYVHDSREEIERKINKAFCPEKIVENNPILDYSKHIIFRKFKTMKIDRPQKFGGSIEFENYLELEKAYREGKIHPLDLKKAVSEYLDILIEPIRSHFERSKKAREMYELVKQQKITR; encoded by the coding sequence ATGGATATTGAAACCAAACTTCAACTAATAAAAGAAATAGGAGAGGAAATAATAACCGAGGATGAGCTTAGAGAAATCCTGCAATCAAAAACACATCCCATTGCTTATGATGGATTTGAACCAAGTGGTATTGCCCACCTCCCTTTTGGTATATACAGGGCAATAAACATAGAAAATTTACTTAAAGCTGGTATTCACTTTAAACTTTATGTTGCCGATTGGTTTGGGTGGTTGAATAACAAGATGGGTGGTGATCTAGAAAAAATAAAGATGGTTGGAAAATACTTCATAGAAGTTTGGAAGGCAGCTGGAATAGATATGAAAAAAGTCGAGGTTATTTGGACAAGTGATGTAGTAAAAGATCCAGATTATTGGAAAAAAGTTATCCTGATAGCAAAAAATACTACTGTAAATCGTGCAATAAGATGCCTTTCAATAATGGGAAGAACCGAAACAGAATTAAAGGAAACAGCCCAACTATTCTATCCTATGATGCAAACAGCCGATATCTTTCATTTAAAGGCAGATATTTGTCAATTGGGTTTGGATCAGAGGAGGGCAAATATGTTGGCGAGGGAAATTGGTCCAAAACTTGGCTGGTGGAAGCCAGTTATAGTTAGTCATCACATGCTCATGGGTCTGGAAGGTGTCAAGACACCTGATGGGTATGACGAGAATAAAACAATAGACATTCAGATAAGCTCGAAAATGAGTAAAAGCAAACCAGAAACATGCATATATGTTCATGACAGTAGAGAAGAAATAGAAAGAAAAATCAACAAAGCCTTCTGCCCAGAAAAGATTGTGGAAAACAATCCAATATTAGATTATTCAAAACACATAATTTTCAGGAAATTCAAGACAATGAAAATAGATAGACCTCAAAAATTTGGTGGATCCATCGAATTTGAGAATTACCTTGAATTGGAAAAAGCTTATAGAGAAGGAAAAATACATCCATTAGATCTAAAGAAGGCTGTTTCAGAATATTTGGATATACTCATAGAACCTATAAGATCACATTTTGAAAGGAGTAAAAAGGCAAGGGAAATGTATGAGTTAGTCAAACAGCAAAAAATAACCCGCTAG
- a CDS encoding 23S rRNA (pseudouridine(1915)-N(3))-methyltransferase RlmH yields MKIKIIAVGKVKEEFIKEGIDEYLKRIPKIDILEIRDLGKKLESQKMIEKLKKFNGVKILLDEHGIEMTSLEFSKLIKENLSKNICFVIGGPEGLDESIFEFGDLKLSLSKMTLTHEMARLFLIEQIYRAFTLIEGKKYHR; encoded by the coding sequence ATGAAAATAAAAATAATAGCTGTTGGGAAAGTAAAGGAAGAATTCATAAAAGAAGGCATAGATGAATATTTAAAAAGAATTCCAAAAATTGATATTTTAGAAATAAGAGATCTTGGGAAAAAATTGGAAAGTCAAAAAATGATTGAAAAGTTAAAGAAATTTAATGGAGTTAAAATTTTACTTGATGAACATGGAATTGAGATGACTTCTCTTGAATTTTCAAAATTAATAAAAGAAAACTTATCAAAAAACATCTGTTTTGTAATTGGAGGCCCTGAGGGATTGGATGAATCTATTTTTGAATTTGGGGATTTGAAACTCTCCTTATCTAAGATGACTTTAACACATGAGATGGCTAGGTTATTTCTGATAGAACAAATATATAGGGCATTTACTTTGATAGAGGGTAAAAAATATCATAGGTGA
- a CDS encoding cysteine desulfurase yields the protein MDVNKVRRDFPILQKKINEKYPIYFDNACQTLRPKQVIDKILEYYQEYPACGGRSIHKWGDRTTQEYQKSRELVAKLIGAKPNEIIFTKNTTEGLNLVANSFGLKKGDVVLTSDREHNSNLVPWQVLVKKRKIVHKIVPSKDSIFDLEKYQEMIKGVKLVSMVFTSNIDGYTLPVKEIIKIAHENNSLVMLDGAQAVPHKEIDVKKLDVDFLAFSGHKMLGPSGVGVLYGKYHLLEKLEPFIVGGDTVKNTTYSDHELLDPPEKFEAGLQNYSGIIGLGEAVRYLDRIGLKNIEKHEIQLNKLATEGLLAMGAKIVGVQEAEMRSGIVSFLLENIHPHDICMILDSEFNIMIRSGSHCVHSWFHDKFPSGSARVSFYLYNTKDEVEIFLDAISNIKKEFR from the coding sequence ATGGATGTAAATAAAGTTAGGAGAGATTTTCCAATACTTCAAAAAAAAATAAATGAAAAATATCCAATTTATTTCGACAATGCATGCCAGACCTTAAGACCAAAGCAAGTTATAGATAAAATATTAGAATACTATCAGGAATATCCTGCATGTGGTGGCAGAAGCATACACAAATGGGGAGATAGAACTACCCAGGAATATCAAAAATCTAGAGAATTGGTGGCGAAATTAATAGGAGCCAAACCTAATGAAATAATTTTCACCAAAAACACAACTGAAGGTTTAAATTTAGTAGCCAATTCTTTTGGTTTAAAAAAAGGTGATGTAGTACTTACATCAGATAGGGAACACAATTCAAACCTAGTTCCATGGCAGGTACTTGTAAAAAAAAGAAAAATAGTCCATAAAATAGTACCTTCAAAGGATTCAATCTTCGATTTGGAAAAATATCAGGAAATGATAAAAGGAGTAAAACTCGTTTCAATGGTTTTCACCTCAAACATAGATGGATATACATTACCTGTTAAAGAAATAATCAAGATAGCCCATGAAAATAATTCCCTCGTAATGTTGGATGGTGCCCAGGCAGTTCCACATAAGGAAATTGATGTTAAAAAACTGGATGTTGATTTTTTGGCTTTTTCTGGACACAAGATGCTCGGCCCTTCTGGTGTTGGTGTCTTATATGGAAAATATCATCTTTTGGAAAAATTAGAACCATTTATAGTTGGGGGTGATACTGTTAAAAATACAACTTATAGTGACCATGAATTGCTAGACCCACCTGAAAAATTTGAGGCAGGCCTCCAGAATTATTCTGGGATTATTGGTTTGGGTGAAGCGGTAAGATACTTGGATAGAATTGGATTAAAAAATATAGAGAAACATGAAATCCAATTAAATAAATTAGCAACTGAAGGTTTGTTGGCTATGGGTGCAAAAATTGTTGGAGTTCAGGAAGCTGAAATGAGATCTGGAATAGTTTCCTTTTTATTGGAAAATATACATCCACATGACATCTGTATGATACTTGACTCGGAGTTTAACATAATGATCAGATCTGGGTCACATTGTGTTCACTCTTGGTTCCATGATAAATTCCCAAGTGGTTCTGCCAGAGTAAGCTTCTACCTATACAATACAAAAGATGAGGTAGAAATTTTCTTGGATGCTATATCCAATATTAAAAAAGAATTCAGATAA